The window tgtccatctggtttttgtccataacagtccatcagtcataaatataaagtgcgagtgtcctcgtcaaattatctttatatccgaagtcaaatattccaactaattggggacttaaactataattacaccaattttccttgtatgtaattcacccctattttaataagtccattaactattaatccattcccgtgtctggttaaatgaacgattattagtacttataaatatcccgcccatcgtgtccgatcgagtgtatgtggttatttataggtacgtccaattgtaaatctttatattaaattaacgaactatcattcaattaaacaaatataaagcccattaatagcccatagtctaatttccacaagtgtcattcttttgtccataccccaattatggtacaaagcccaattaccccgtcttaatattttagcccaacatcacgattacttcaatttaaataagcataataataacttagctacgagacattaaattaaaaaggttgaacataacttacaatgattaataatagcgtagcgttacacggacagaatttcgacttacacacttacaacattcgctaacatacccttattattattaaattaaaattaaaattaaaattaaaatataattatatatatatatatatatatatatatatatatatatatatatatatatatatcagtgagatagagaggatagatggtgtaataaaactcgcagaaaactggcgaatttataggatgtggcctgctacagtaactcatgcggtcgcatgagattttagtgcaaatctcatgcactcgcatgggctcatgcactcgcatgagttttatgcctatttcccatgcgatcgcatggccgtcagatccagctcacatattttttgtttggtagtttgtcgacgttatttaatataatatataaataatttatataattatttaaatattatattatattcttgtgcatagttgacttgtaatttttgctccgttgcgtcgcgcgttgatagttggctcaggtcccggttccggtttttcgaacgtcctttcgtataatttaatatcttgtactttgcgttttgtggttcgtactcttgtaattttgagacgtttctcatcaataaattgaaccacttgaattatatcttgtacatttgagctttttggtcatttgcgtcttcaaatcgtcgttttcttcttttgtcttcgtacttatttatttaaacgaatattacataaaaatagaacaattgcaactaaaagctttacatattggaaggatattgatactaaatatatgttcctttttagcattatcagtatatatattataagatttacaagtaaaaacgactttcctacagtaaaaacgactttgctacagtaaaatactatttgctacagtgaaaccgactttgctacagtaaaacactatttgctacagtgaaacgactttgctaaaatgctacagtgaaaacgactttgctacagtaaaaaactatttgctacagtaacactatttgctacagtaccccactatttgctacagtaaacactatttgatgtcgacgaactagaaaacaaagcagaaatgagctgtccagcctagccatgcgatcgcatggcaaaagcactgaaaacccatgcgatcgcatgaggtcagatttcaggaaaggtctataaattgaattcgtttttttgctcgattacacatatatcatccatcttactctgtatttatttatttaattattattattattattattattattattattattattattattattattattattattattattattattattattattagtattattagtattattatacataaaatattacgacgaagtcatgagcgtcactttcaaaatgggttttcaagcgggatagagctaaagaaattatgggttatagctatggaggttatgggtaatgtacgtgggtattattggcaagtcaaacatagtgtttatcatctctgttgcgtctacgtacttccctgcaatattgaatcacgatattgatacgtgagcattcatattttatcttttatatattaattgtgtatccatgtctagtgctcgagtatatatatttatgcatgcttgtatgctaaatttcatcgttaaagggtttataatgaatcacgaattaaatacatatattactagtaaaaggtatatgatatacatgtttttggaaagctggcgaaaaatcaataacttttcatttagaaatcgcgtaatttcgatgaacgaattaaaagatatgatcaactgaattatgattgacgttaattagaattgcttttgaatctgcaattaatatttaaacaacttgtttgtaagattgataaattggatttttgaatattaccaaccgagtaaatgaatccttatataaggtacgtctcgttttgttgaactattgtcaaaattgactttttgaaacgactttggctaacttttgtatgtcgatctcgagcattaggattgtgatacactatgacctgacttagcttgatagacatttattgaccaacatatgttctctaggttgagatctacggttatttggtaatccgagtttcggtcacattttggtgaacgactttatatgctgctaaggtgagtttcatttgcttcctttttaattgcttttgcaaactatatttttgggctgagaatacatgcactttattttaaacgcaatggatacaagtacatatttaattctacactgagtttgaaccgaaaatcccttagctttggtaactagtaactgccagttataagaactggtgggcgcgagtagttgtatatggatccatagggtttgacatccccgtctgttccaggtatagaaaccctagcctgaactataaaacatatgtatgctatttgagtttagtacacgttggtttgcgtgtattgtacatgttggttgcatgtatgttaaaacatgggtacttattataacgttaaagtttagctaccagggtgctcaatcttgtagaatattttgataaacgtttctggatgaaacaactgaaatcttgtgatctacctttatgtacatattatgcaaaacattaaaactatgaactcaccaacctttgtgttgacacttgttagcatgtttattctcaggttccctagaagtcttctgctgtttgcttatatgtatgacaagctatgtgcatggagtcttacatgacatatttttcaaggaaacgttgcattcaccaaatcatcaccatgtatcttattttgactgcattgtcaacggaagtactattgtaaactattatttacggtgattatctatatgtagaaatcatcagctgtcgaaaacttttgatttaaatattcatttatggtgtgccttttcaaaagaatgcaatgttacaaaacgtatcatatagaggtcaaatacctcgcaatgaaatagatgaatgacgtgttcgtccatatggatttggagcgatcgtcacatttgtTCTttgaattatatattttaaattaaatcaTTTAAGATTTTTTGTTAACGACAGGTTGGAGTGTTATTAATATGTTTAAACTAGTTGTGGAGTCCTCGCTTTGCTGCGGGGGTtctgttttgaatgcgagttaaaaaaaaaagtcttgatctattttgtaaaaaacaattttttttcgacatctaacattgaaaggTTGTTCATTTTGTGAaaattgcttcttttagcgttcttttttaaaaaaaaaagttagttgatctattttgtaaaaagaatgattttcgacatcttttggtagcattgaagggttgttccttttatgaaagttgcctcttgtATCATTGAAGAAAAAaaggtagttgatttttttgtaaaaaataaatttttctacatcttttggtaacattgaagggttggttcttttacgaaagttggttcttttatcgttggagacaaaaaaaaaaggtgaaatgacgaaaatacatctggttactattgatgaatattGCTACAGGTTTTGTCTTTTAGATAGTATAGTAATaaattactccctccgtctcattccaatagtccacagacaaaaaacacgcagttttaggaaatcccactaacttcatttctccaccaatgaaatatcttctctctccagatccaccaataaaatatcttctttcctttctatttatgaaagtggactattaatttagaacagcccaaaatgaaatactggactattggaatgagatggAGGTAGTATAATTTATCAATCGTCCCTACAAAGTTGATAACTAAACGTCATGTGTAATTAACTAAAACGTGTTGCAACAGCCCTAAAAATTGCTCCAATAATTGTTGTTAGAAAATAAATTACTACGTATTTAAAATCTAGGAATGTATTATTATGATAATCTATTAGAGTGAATACAATTTATCAATCGTCCTTACAAAGTTAATAACTAAACGTCATGAGCGTGTTAACAAAAGTTCTTAAAGTTGGTGTTAGAAAATACATTATTTAAAGTATAGGGATGTATTATGATATTCTATTAAAGTGAAAGGTGTTCGGCTGAACTCTTACAATTTTAACGTTATTAAACACACCGGGGGTTTAACTCCTTTTCACTTTCACCGGCGACGATCAACCTCAAATCCAAATCTCTCTCTTTCGCACAAGGTTTCAGCTCTCTCTCTTTTAATATTAACTcgattatttttataatttattgATGTTGATTAGTCAATTGTAAATTTCTTCAATCAAATAATGATTCATTTTCATTGCCGAATATTATTTGTACGTACAAACTACGATCTATTTATGTGTTGGTAACTGTAATTAATCATTGGATAATTAATGTTTTTGAGTAGGTTATCTAATCAGATCGGACTTCAGACTTGAAGTAGTTTCAATCGCAGAAGTTTGAGCCATGGTGAGATCTTTTAAATTCTTTTTTGCTGATTAAATTGTACAGTGATTGATGAATTAGGGTTTATATGATGATATGTATATATACTGTCCTAAATGAATCTGATATCTGTAACAACCGTTTACAGATTTAGTGTTTTGTGTAGCAAATGGTGACAAAAAAAAATGGCTAGAACTTAAAGGAAATGTTAAGTAATTATTTAGGGCGAAAGAGTTGTCGTCGGGTGTTGTCTCGTGCTTGTTTTGCTAGCTTCTTGCTAGTCCGTATCGTGTAATTTTCCTTTATTTATATATCCTACTtgccttacaaaaaaaaaaaaaaactttaaggaTATTATAGTAGGGACTAGGGAGAGACATCATGTAAATGTTATTTAGTGGCATATACATATAGCTTCTTACTGAAGAAAACAATAGTTGTACAAGTAATTTACCCTGAGATGTGTTAAGAGTGATACAACCAAATGTATAATGTTAGATGTATTAAGCAGTGGTTAGGTCTGTAATTTAGGCATGATTCAGTTTTCCATTACGAAAGTCGATATATGGCCTGCAACAAGCTCTGGAAATATGGGTTTTGATGTTTTTCTCAAGATCTACAGAAATTATCGTTGATACTAACTTCAAAAAGATCTTAGGTAAAGTTCATGAGAATATTAGTGGGGCTACCCCTCTAGGAAGGAATCACTAATGATGCATATTTGGTTCACATACAAAGTTCATGTTTGTATAATGATCTTACTTTTACAAAGTTACATGATTATACTTTACTTCTCATGCTGCAATCTGTAGTCTTACAAATACAGTATGAATGTGGAGGTAGACATTTTGTTCAGTGACATCTTTTTCTGGCATTATATTGCTATCATATAGCTTTTTGAACATAATCCTTCTAATATGTTGTGGTTTGCATTTGCTATATCCATCACTTGTGAATGATATCATGCTTCATGTATGTTTTACAGCGTCTGCATTATTTGCTTCAATAAGGTTATATTTTCTGCTGCAGATTCATTTTGTTCTCTTAATAAGCCGACAAGGAAAAGTTAGGCTTACAAAGTGGTATTCGCCCTACTCCCAGAAAGAAAGAAGTAAGGTATGCAAATTCAGCTAGCGCATCTTTTTTAAGTCACCAACATAGTCCACTCGGTTCTAGCTTTTTAATAGTTAGCTGATTAATTGTCTTCTTTCGCTCATGGATTTTCACCTTTATGTAATGTTTTCTTTAGCCAATGAAATACATATATATGCTGTTAAAATATGCAGGTGATACGAGAGCTCAGTGGGATGATTCTTACACGTGGCCCCAAGCTATGCAATTTTGTTGAATGGAGGGGATTTAAAGTTGTTTATAAAAGGTATTCTATAAAATtgttactaatatatttatattttcaaaaAATTCTTATTTACTGTTATGTGTGCTGATCATCTTTTATAACTCATTACTTTCCTATGATTTAATTTACTTATCAGATATGCCAGCCTCTATTTTTGTATGTGTATCAACCAAGAAGACAATGAATTGGAAGTCCTTGAGATTATTCATCATTATGTCGAGATTCTAGATCGTTACTTTGGAAGTGTGAGTCATCTAAACTGCAAGACATTTTGGATTCTTGATCGTTATTTTGGATTGTGTTATTATCAATGAAAGTTATAACTTATACCTTATTGATACTTGTAAATTGAATCAAATATTAAACATGTGGTATACGCTAGGTTTGTGAGCTGGACCTGATCTTCAACTTTCACAAGGTAAGTTTTCTTTTCTTAGTTTCATACTTTTCTGATATCGTTGGTACTTTATAAAAGCCTTTGTTGTGGTTCATCATTTATGCATTAAATATGTGTCGATGATTGTTGCAGGCTTATTATATACTGGATGAGGTACTAATTGCCGGGGAACTTCAGGAATCAAGCAAGAAGACAGTGGCCCGTTTAGTGGCTGCACAGGTACAAATCTGATCGAGGACGTTTCTGGTGTTTCTGTTTTTATCTCCATTTTAGCTAACTGATTTTTTTCTGCTGATTTTAACAGGATTCTTTGGTCGAGGCAGCCAAGGAAGAAGCAAATTCGATAAGCAACATAATTGCACAGGCAACCAAGTAAAGCTTATGCTGCTTACTCTTATGGCCTACACCTATGAGATTGGTTCACATCACATATATGTATTCTGTTTATTTCTCTTTTTTATTTTCCTAGTGTGGAGATCATTGCTTTTTTATGTATGGTAATTACTTTTCACTGTTATGATTTTGTCGAATTACAAAAAGACAACTGTCATCTTAGATGAACTAAAGAGAAATTTGTTTGCTTGACAATACTGTTCTAGTGTTTACATGTTGTacattgttattactttcattcaGAGCTAACTTTCTGGTTTTCAATTTTTTAAAACATAGTTTCAGCGTCAACTATTGCAGGATAAGATGCTAAACTTTTAATCCACTTCATTTACAGTGTTAATAGGAGGTTCAGTTTTCGCAGTGCAAGTATTTATTACATTTGATATTAAGCCTTACCCACTAGCGGTGCACGCGGAAACCATCAATCAGTATGTTGCGATGTCAAGTATTATAGAAGACAATATCTATATAATAATTGTAGGTTTGCAGTACTAAAAATCAAGTACGAAACTAAAACATAACCCAACATGACCAAttcataagtaaatgggtcaaaatttccACCTCTTACAGTCTTACTATGTGTGTGAAACCGACCTGACCTAGATTCAAGAACATGTACGATGTATAAACTCACATAATGTTCAATTGGTTTGTGTATCCCAATTTCCATTTTGGTAGTGGGTTAATGATCCAACCAAGACCTAGAACATTGAAAACATGTGAGCACGGCCCGCATTTTCATGCATCACCGAGGGTGATGTACGAAATCGTATAACAAAAGACAACCTAAACAGATAGGTTACATGACATGAATGTTACCAGCTTAACTGATAAAAACTTGCATTTTCGAATAAAAATTGAGAGAGTATGGTACAAAGATGGCATCACCATTCACCAAGATCGATCCCAAGGTGAAAAGTGACAAGTAGAAATCATATACACATGGGTCAACATAAATAAAATGGCAAATAGACAATTATCACAAGCCAAATAAAGATTATCACTAGATGATAGAAAACACCATTTTCATGGACTCTGCTTCCCAATTATCAGCAACAATAGAAAGATGATCTTTAACTGTTGATCTGCACAAAGAGTAATGGATCTTTAAGTAGATAGTGAATTAGCTGAACAAAGAACTCTTCGTCACTGTAGTTGCTCTAATTTCCTTTCCGTGAGCAGTAGTTGCTTAAAATGGTCGATGAAAAAGGCGATTTAATCTGAAGAGGAATCATAGAATTCACTTGGGCATGGAGTCATTACATCAGATTCAAGCGTTTTCACTACCGTGTGCATTGTGGGACGATCTTCGGGACTCGATGACACACATTGAATTACAACAGAAAGCAGAGGGTCTAGTGTTTCTGCCTCGACACCTTCACAGTTTTCGTCAATGATCTCACGTTGCCTATCCTCCGCTACCAAGTAATTTAACTGAAACATGGGTTCCAACAAAGATAAGATTGTTACCGCAATGATACATATAGTTCAAGTTACATACATTAAAACGGGTGGTGATATATCCACCATCTTTTTTGATATATCCACCATGAATATGCATTAACATGTTGTACTGTACAAGTTGTTAATGCACAGTTACGGTGGATATATCAAAAAATATCGTAGATATCTCAATGCCCTATTGAAACACACTAAGATCGACGCTTAAAGTATAGTGGTAACATGTTGGGTAactgggcaaattggtaatttataTCAGGGATCCAGTCAGATTAAGCCGACTTGTCACTACATATTTGTCTCCTTTGAATTACACAACAGAAATAGATATATGTATAGTACATGTTTATAAAAACAGTTGGATACATGAAATTCTACAAAATATATATGCCAAaacaa of the Rutidosis leptorrhynchoides isolate AG116_Rl617_1_P2 chromosome 5, CSIRO_AGI_Rlap_v1, whole genome shotgun sequence genome contains:
- the LOC139847408 gene encoding AP-1 complex subunit sigma-2; the encoded protein is MIHFVLLISRQGKVRLTKWYSPYSQKERSKVIRELSGMILTRGPKLCNFVEWRGFKVVYKRYASLYFCMCINQEDNELEVLEIIHHYVEILDRYFGSVCELDLIFNFHKAYYILDEVLIAGELQESSKKTVARLVAAQDSLVEAAKEEANSISNIIAQATK